From a region of the Mycobacterium intracellulare ATCC 13950 genome:
- a CDS encoding FAD-dependent oxidoreductase, with protein MSWDHEVDVVVLGSGGAGLTAALTAVVAGASVEVYEKAATVGGTTAVSGGIVWIPAHNRSPDGELTPADALQYLRAQSLGSMDDELVETFVRTGPAMLDFIEAHSGLQFEIATGFPDYRPELPGGRPTGGRSLSAAPFDLAQLGEWATRITSFPADWSNVGFDAETRARLHAAIDERTGHLCVAGTALIAGLLKGLLDAGVTPHTNARAEELIADGSEVTGVRVALPERTIRVRARRGVILGTGGFEWDPALTQAFLRGPMHGAVSPPNDTGDGLRMAMAHGADLANMGEAWWVPIVQIPGDTIEGKPRSRSVRLERTRPRSIIVNSAGQRFVNEACDYNSMAGAFHYLDPRGGYVNDRGWMVFDSVHLQRYGFLGVEPGQPVPDWFCESADLAELAAKTGIDPGGLARTVESWNRHVADGEDPDFGRGSSAYDGYWGDDSATTQAGKTLGPIDTAPYYAVPVSIGAMGTKGGPRTDHDARVLHVGGEPIPGLFAAGNAMGGVTGRAYGGAGGTLGPAMVFGYRAGHAAATGKSVDLK; from the coding sequence ATGTCATGGGACCACGAGGTCGACGTCGTCGTGCTCGGCAGTGGCGGCGCGGGGCTCACCGCCGCACTGACCGCGGTCGTGGCGGGCGCGTCGGTGGAGGTTTACGAAAAGGCCGCGACGGTCGGCGGGACCACCGCCGTGTCGGGCGGCATCGTGTGGATCCCCGCCCATAACCGTTCTCCCGACGGCGAATTGACGCCCGCCGACGCGTTGCAATACCTGCGCGCCCAGTCGCTCGGCTCGATGGACGACGAGCTGGTCGAGACGTTCGTGCGCACGGGTCCGGCGATGCTCGACTTCATCGAGGCGCACAGCGGCCTGCAGTTCGAGATCGCGACCGGCTTCCCCGACTATCGGCCGGAGTTGCCGGGCGGACGACCGACGGGCGGCCGATCGCTGAGCGCGGCCCCGTTCGATCTCGCGCAGCTGGGCGAATGGGCAACGCGGATCACGTCTTTCCCGGCCGACTGGTCCAACGTGGGTTTCGATGCCGAGACCAGGGCACGCCTGCACGCGGCGATCGACGAACGGACCGGCCACCTGTGTGTCGCCGGCACGGCGCTGATCGCGGGTCTGCTGAAGGGCCTGCTGGATGCCGGGGTGACCCCCCATACCAATGCGCGGGCCGAGGAACTCATTGCCGACGGTTCAGAGGTGACCGGGGTGCGCGTCGCCCTGCCGGAACGGACGATCAGAGTTCGCGCGCGACGCGGGGTCATCCTGGGCACCGGCGGCTTCGAGTGGGATCCGGCTCTGACACAAGCCTTTCTGCGCGGCCCCATGCACGGCGCGGTCTCTCCACCCAACGACACCGGCGACGGGCTGCGCATGGCCATGGCCCACGGGGCCGACCTGGCCAACATGGGCGAGGCGTGGTGGGTGCCGATCGTCCAGATCCCGGGCGACACCATCGAAGGCAAGCCACGCAGCCGCAGCGTGCGTCTGGAAAGAACGCGACCGCGCAGCATCATCGTCAATTCCGCGGGGCAGCGCTTCGTCAACGAAGCGTGCGACTACAACTCGATGGCCGGCGCGTTCCATTATCTGGATCCTCGCGGCGGGTACGTCAACGATCGCGGATGGATGGTGTTCGACTCGGTTCATCTGCAGCGCTACGGATTTCTTGGTGTGGAGCCGGGACAGCCCGTCCCGGATTGGTTCTGCGAGTCGGCGGACCTGGCCGAGTTGGCCGCCAAGACCGGCATCGACCCCGGCGGTTTGGCTCGCACCGTCGAGAGCTGGAACCGTCACGTGGCCGACGGGGAAGACCCCGACTTCGGGCGTGGTTCCAGCGCCTACGACGGCTACTGGGGTGACGACAGCGCGACGACGCAGGCCGGCAAGACGCTGGGACCGATCGACACCGCCCCGTACTACGCGGTGCCGGTGAGCATCGGTGCGATGGGCACCAAGGGTGGCCCGCGCACCGATCACGACGCCCGCGTCCTGCACGTCGGTGGCGAGCCGATACCGGGGCTTTTCGCCGCCGGCAACGCGATGGGCGGAGTGACCGGGCGAGCCTACGGGGGCGCGGGCGGAACACTGGGTCCGGCAATGGTTTTCGGCTACCGTGCGGGTCACGCGGCCGCGACCGGAAAGTCCGTCGACCTTAAATAG
- a CDS encoding IclR family transcriptional regulator produces the protein MTGSGTGSQTLARGLTALQMVADSPAGLTVQQLADQVGVHRTIAYRLLTTLAEFRLVAKGEDGRYRPAAGLAVLGASFDRNVRQLSLPTLRALADDLGTTVSLLIAEGDQQVAIAVIVPSHVAYQLSFHEGSRYPLDRGAAGIALLASMPPRPGERELVARARERGWVTTYGEIEPNTYGLAVGVRRPAPSPPTCINLISHREDVVMRGKDAVVKAAKELSELLS, from the coding sequence GTGACTGGTTCCGGTACCGGGTCGCAAACCCTGGCCAGGGGCCTCACCGCCCTGCAGATGGTGGCCGATTCCCCCGCCGGGCTCACCGTGCAGCAGCTCGCCGATCAGGTCGGGGTGCACCGCACGATCGCCTACCGGTTGCTGACGACGCTGGCGGAGTTTCGGCTGGTGGCCAAAGGTGAGGACGGGCGTTACCGCCCCGCGGCCGGTCTCGCCGTGCTGGGCGCGTCGTTCGACCGCAACGTGCGCCAGCTGAGTCTGCCGACGTTGCGCGCGCTGGCCGACGACCTCGGCACGACGGTGTCGTTGCTCATCGCCGAGGGCGACCAGCAGGTGGCGATCGCGGTCATCGTGCCCAGCCACGTCGCCTACCAGCTCTCCTTTCACGAGGGCAGTCGGTACCCGCTCGACCGCGGCGCCGCCGGGATCGCCTTGCTCGCGAGCATGCCACCGCGCCCGGGCGAGCGGGAGCTGGTGGCGCGGGCGCGCGAGCGCGGATGGGTGACGACCTACGGCGAGATCGAACCGAATACCTACGGGCTGGCCGTGGGGGTGCGCCGCCCGGCGCCGTCCCCACCGACGTGCATCAACCTCATCTCGCACCGAGAAGACGTGGTGATGCGCGGGAAAGACGCGGTCGTCAAAGCCGCCAAGGAGTTGTCGGAGCTACTGAGCTAG
- a CDS encoding alpha/beta fold hydrolase, with amino-acid sequence MAEFESIWSDLQGVAFEQGYLDAGGIRTRYLRAGDPGKPVLVLLHGSGGHAEAYVRNLAAHADHFWTWSIDMLGHGYTDKPGHPLEVHHYVEHLMAVLRTIGVDRACISGESLGGWVAARAAVDHPDVVDRLVLNTAGGSQADPAVMQRIITLSMAAAEDPTWETVQARIKWLMADKSQDYDDLVASRQRVYRQPGFVSAMRDIMALQDPEIRARNILGPAEYGSIIAPTLVLWTSDDPTADVSEGRRIASMIPGARFEVMPGCGHWPQYEDAKTFNRLHLDFLLGR; translated from the coding sequence GTGGCGGAGTTCGAGAGCATCTGGAGCGATCTCCAGGGCGTCGCGTTTGAGCAGGGCTACCTCGACGCCGGAGGAATACGGACCCGCTACCTGCGGGCCGGGGACCCCGGCAAGCCGGTGCTGGTTCTGCTGCACGGATCCGGCGGTCACGCCGAGGCCTACGTGCGCAACCTGGCCGCCCATGCGGATCATTTCTGGACCTGGTCGATCGACATGCTGGGTCACGGTTACACCGACAAGCCGGGCCACCCACTGGAGGTCCACCACTACGTCGAGCACCTGATGGCCGTGCTGCGCACCATCGGTGTCGATCGGGCGTGCATCAGCGGCGAATCCCTGGGCGGCTGGGTGGCCGCGCGCGCCGCCGTCGACCACCCCGACGTGGTCGACCGCCTGGTGCTCAACACCGCCGGCGGCTCGCAGGCCGACCCCGCCGTGATGCAGCGGATCATCACCCTGTCCATGGCGGCGGCCGAGGACCCCACCTGGGAAACGGTGCAGGCGCGGATCAAATGGTTGATGGCCGACAAGTCCCAGGACTACGACGACCTGGTCGCCAGCCGCCAACGCGTCTATCGCCAACCGGGATTCGTCTCCGCCATGCGCGACATCATGGCGTTGCAGGATCCCGAGATTCGGGCACGCAACATCCTCGGTCCGGCCGAGTACGGCTCGATCATCGCCCCGACGCTGGTGCTGTGGACCAGCGACGACCCTACCGCCGACGTCAGCGAAGGCCGGCGCATCGCGTCGATGATCCCCGGCGCGCGCTTCGAGGTGATGCCCGGATGCGGTCACTGGCCGCAGTACGAGGACGCCAAGACCTTCAACCGCCTGCATCTCGATTTCCTGCTGGGTCGCTGA
- a CDS encoding bifunctional 3-(3-hydroxy-phenyl)propionate/3-hydroxycinnamic acid hydroxylase → MATPGQETPDTETDVLVVGAGPVGLTLANILGLQGIRAVVVEERDTLIDYPRGVGLDDEALRTFQSIGLADRVLPHTVPNQILRFMDAKRRVLAEMAPPDARFGWPKRNGFVQPLVDAELLAGLDRFDHVQVRWGSPMAGCREDADGVTVELGGGVENNGDTTRLRARYVVGCDGGRSMTRRVMGVSFDGTTSSTRWLVVDIANDPLGHPNSEVGADPERPYASISIAHGIRRFEFMIHADETDEQAEDPAFLQQMLARMVPHPDRVDVIRRRVYTHHSRIAGAFRRGRLLLAGDAAHLMPVWQGQGYNSGIRDAANLGWKLAAVVSGRADDKLLDTYDVERRKHARAMIDLSTMVGRVISPTNRRVAGARDLLVRSASIVPSLKRYVLEMRFKPMPRYEHGAVVHAESGRSDSPVGTLFIQPRVDTRDRQDVLLDDVLGTWFAVLCWNNNPRTLLGEAAFASWKALGARFFALRPVTQLHWTGHDDPDVVIVGDRRGDLKAWFDTHSDSVLFLRPDRCIAGACIAQRTPDLSAALLDALTLTPQGGDLQSGTGSVLYVAQPAPESSGAVAGPA, encoded by the coding sequence ATGGCGACTCCGGGGCAAGAGACACCTGACACCGAGACCGACGTCCTCGTCGTCGGGGCGGGCCCGGTCGGGCTGACTCTGGCCAACATCCTTGGCCTGCAAGGGATCCGCGCGGTGGTGGTCGAAGAGCGGGACACCCTCATCGACTACCCGCGCGGGGTCGGTCTCGACGACGAGGCGCTGCGCACCTTCCAGTCGATCGGCCTTGCCGACCGGGTGCTGCCGCACACGGTGCCCAACCAGATCCTGCGCTTCATGGACGCCAAGCGCCGCGTGCTTGCCGAAATGGCCCCGCCCGACGCGCGTTTCGGTTGGCCGAAGCGAAATGGGTTCGTGCAACCGCTCGTCGATGCCGAGCTGCTGGCCGGCCTGGACCGATTCGACCACGTCCAGGTCCGGTGGGGCAGCCCGATGGCGGGCTGCCGGGAAGACGCCGACGGGGTCACCGTCGAGCTCGGCGGCGGCGTCGAGAACAACGGCGACACAACGAGACTGCGGGCACGGTACGTCGTCGGGTGCGACGGCGGTCGCAGCATGACCCGCCGCGTGATGGGGGTGTCGTTCGACGGGACGACGTCCTCGACGCGGTGGCTGGTGGTCGACATCGCCAACGACCCGCTCGGGCACCCCAACAGCGAGGTCGGCGCCGACCCCGAGCGCCCGTACGCCTCGATCTCGATCGCCCACGGTATTCGCCGCTTCGAGTTCATGATTCACGCCGACGAGACCGACGAACAGGCGGAAGACCCGGCCTTCCTGCAACAGATGCTGGCCCGGATGGTGCCCCACCCCGACCGGGTCGACGTGATCCGGCGCCGCGTCTACACGCACCACTCGCGGATCGCCGGCGCTTTCCGCCGGGGCCGGCTGCTGCTGGCCGGCGACGCCGCGCACTTGATGCCGGTGTGGCAGGGGCAGGGCTACAACAGCGGGATTCGCGACGCCGCCAACCTGGGCTGGAAGCTCGCGGCGGTGGTGAGCGGCCGCGCTGACGACAAGCTGCTGGACACCTACGACGTGGAGCGCCGCAAGCATGCGCGCGCGATGATCGACCTGTCCACCATGGTGGGCCGCGTGATCTCGCCGACCAACCGACGGGTGGCCGGCGCGCGCGACCTGCTCGTGCGGTCGGCGTCAATCGTGCCGTCGCTCAAGCGATATGTGCTGGAAATGCGGTTCAAGCCCATGCCGCGCTACGAGCACGGCGCCGTCGTGCACGCCGAGTCCGGCCGCAGTGATTCGCCGGTCGGGACGCTGTTCATCCAGCCGCGAGTCGACACCCGAGACCGGCAGGACGTGCTGCTCGACGACGTGCTGGGCACCTGGTTCGCGGTGCTGTGCTGGAACAACAACCCCCGCACACTCCTCGGCGAAGCCGCCTTCGCAAGCTGGAAAGCGCTGGGCGCGCGCTTCTTTGCGCTGCGGCCGGTGACGCAGTTGCACTGGACCGGGCACGATGACCCCGACGTCGTGATCGTCGGCGATCGGCGTGGTGACCTCAAAGCGTGGTTCGACACCCATTCCGATTCGGTGTTGTTCCTGCGCCCCGACCGATGCATCGCGGGCGCCTGCATCGCTCAGCGCACTCCCGACCTGAGCGCCGCGCTCCTTGACGCGCTGACCCTGACGCCGCAAGGGGGTGATTTGCAAAGTGGCACTGGCTCTGTGCTGTATGTCGCACAGCCCGCTCCTGAGTCTTCCGGGGCCGTCGCGGGACCTGCTTGA
- a CDS encoding 3-carboxyethylcatechol 2,3-dioxygenase, with protein sequence MSHSPLLSLPGPSRDLLDDIEGAIAEARGFVEDFDPELVVTFSPDHYNGFFYKVMPPFCIGMSATGVGDYGTHAGPLDVPEDLAGDCARAILDAGVDIAVSASMDVDHGTVQPLEKLFGDAISRPVIPIFVNAIGVPLGPMHRCRALGAAVGGYLATLDKRVLVLGSGGLSHSPPVPTLATAGPPVLERIVHGRPMTSEQRQARQAAVVDAAKSFAAGDSDLQPLNPAWDHRFLEIIDGGWLSELDQWSNAFVAHEGGSSAQEIRTWVAAFAALEAAGPYVTTGRFYKPAPELIAGFAIRTALPK encoded by the coding sequence ATGTCGCACAGCCCGCTCCTGAGTCTTCCGGGGCCGTCGCGGGACCTGCTTGACGACATCGAGGGCGCGATCGCCGAGGCGCGAGGATTTGTCGAGGATTTCGATCCCGAACTCGTCGTCACCTTTTCGCCGGATCACTACAACGGGTTCTTCTACAAGGTGATGCCGCCGTTCTGTATTGGCATGAGCGCCACCGGAGTCGGGGACTACGGCACCCACGCCGGCCCACTGGACGTGCCGGAGGACCTCGCCGGCGACTGCGCACGGGCCATCCTCGACGCGGGTGTCGACATCGCGGTGTCGGCCAGCATGGACGTGGATCACGGCACGGTCCAGCCGCTCGAAAAGCTGTTCGGCGACGCCATCTCGCGTCCCGTGATCCCGATCTTCGTCAACGCGATCGGGGTGCCGCTGGGCCCGATGCACCGTTGCCGAGCGCTCGGCGCCGCCGTCGGTGGCTATCTCGCCACCCTGGACAAGCGCGTCCTGGTGCTGGGCTCGGGTGGGCTCTCCCACAGTCCGCCCGTGCCGACGCTGGCCACCGCGGGCCCACCCGTGCTGGAGCGCATCGTGCACGGGCGACCGATGACCTCCGAGCAGCGCCAGGCCCGGCAGGCGGCCGTCGTCGATGCGGCCAAGAGCTTCGCCGCCGGCGACAGTGACCTGCAACCCCTCAACCCGGCGTGGGACCACCGATTCCTGGAGATCATCGACGGCGGATGGCTCAGCGAACTGGATCAGTGGTCGAACGCGTTCGTGGCCCATGAGGGCGGCAGCTCCGCGCAGGAAATCCGCACCTGGGTAGCGGCTTTCGCGGCGCTGGAGGCCGCGGGACCCTACGTAACCACGGGACGCTTTTACAAGCCCGCCCCCGAGCTGATCGCCGGTTTCGCCATCAGAACGGCACTTCCGAAATGA
- a CDS encoding FAD-binding protein produces MDDFDHVVDVLIVGSGGGGMTAALTAEASGLDTLVVEKSSHFGGSTALSGGGIWVPGAPAQRREGYAPEPEGVVGYLKLITDGLVSEARIRQYVETAPQMLQFLERLSGWFEFVWKPGYADYYPELPGGSELGSTINVPPIDLRKLGDDEQRLLQPLALAPRGIWLGPKELRTFYRIRQSWAGKAVLLKLIARMVRARVFGERMAAIGQSLAARLRLALRERGIPLWLDSPMVELLTDADGAVTGAVVETGGKSKRIGARLGVILASGGFDHDLGWRKELLPEVDQDWSFGNPAAMGDGIRAAQKVGAATDLLDEAWWFPAIQWPDGRMQFMLNERMMPAQFIVNGAGKRFINEAAPYMDFGHAMIEGQRSGVTHIPCWLITDHRSFNRYVVGGHLPIPKIPFAPVPTGRKIPPAWLESGVVKQAMTWEEMAAKIGVPAVQLAETAGRFNELARNGHDDDFNRGDSVYDNYYGDHTLPNPNLHPLGDPPYYAFRIVLGDLGTSGGLRTDEHARVLRADDSVVPGLYAVGNTSAPVMGRSYAGAGATIGPAMTFGYVAAKHVAAQAANRAVNTHRR; encoded by the coding sequence GTGGACGATTTCGATCACGTTGTCGACGTACTCATCGTCGGGTCGGGCGGGGGAGGCATGACGGCCGCCCTGACCGCCGAGGCCTCCGGACTCGACACCCTGGTGGTCGAAAAGTCCTCGCACTTCGGGGGTTCGACCGCGTTGTCCGGCGGCGGCATCTGGGTTCCGGGCGCGCCCGCCCAGCGCCGGGAGGGCTACGCGCCCGAGCCCGAGGGCGTGGTGGGGTATCTCAAGCTGATCACCGACGGCCTGGTCAGCGAGGCGCGCATTCGCCAATACGTCGAGACGGCACCGCAGATGCTCCAATTCCTGGAGCGGCTGTCCGGCTGGTTCGAATTCGTCTGGAAGCCCGGGTATGCCGACTACTACCCCGAGCTCCCCGGCGGCTCCGAACTCGGCAGCACCATCAACGTGCCGCCCATCGACCTGCGCAAGCTGGGCGACGACGAGCAGCGGCTGCTCCAGCCGCTGGCGCTGGCGCCCAGAGGAATCTGGTTGGGCCCCAAGGAGTTGCGCACCTTTTACAGGATCCGCCAATCCTGGGCCGGCAAAGCCGTGTTGCTCAAGCTGATCGCGAGGATGGTGAGGGCCAGGGTGTTCGGCGAGCGGATGGCCGCGATCGGGCAGTCACTGGCGGCCCGGCTCCGGCTGGCGCTGAGGGAACGCGGCATCCCGCTGTGGCTGGACTCCCCGATGGTCGAGCTGCTCACCGACGCCGACGGAGCGGTGACCGGCGCGGTGGTGGAAACCGGCGGCAAGTCAAAGCGGATCGGCGCGCGGCTGGGTGTGATCCTGGCGTCGGGTGGGTTCGACCACGACCTCGGCTGGCGCAAGGAGCTGCTGCCCGAGGTGGACCAGGACTGGAGCTTCGGCAACCCGGCGGCGATGGGCGACGGTATCCGCGCGGCGCAAAAGGTCGGCGCCGCCACGGACCTGCTCGACGAAGCCTGGTGGTTCCCTGCGATCCAATGGCCGGACGGCCGCATGCAATTCATGCTCAACGAACGGATGATGCCCGCGCAGTTCATCGTCAACGGCGCCGGCAAACGGTTCATCAACGAAGCGGCCCCGTACATGGATTTCGGCCACGCCATGATCGAGGGGCAGAGATCCGGCGTCACCCACATCCCGTGCTGGCTCATCACCGACCACCGGTCGTTCAACCGCTACGTCGTCGGCGGACACCTGCCGATACCGAAGATCCCATTCGCCCCCGTACCGACCGGGCGCAAGATTCCTCCGGCCTGGCTGGAATCGGGTGTGGTGAAGCAGGCCATGACGTGGGAAGAAATGGCGGCCAAGATCGGCGTGCCCGCGGTCCAGCTCGCCGAAACCGCCGGGCGCTTCAACGAACTCGCACGCAACGGCCACGACGACGACTTCAACCGCGGCGACAGCGTGTACGACAACTACTACGGCGATCACACGTTGCCCAACCCGAACTTGCATCCGCTGGGCGATCCGCCGTACTACGCGTTCCGGATCGTACTCGGGGACCTAGGGACTTCCGGCGGCCTGCGCACCGACGAGCACGCCCGCGTCCTGCGGGCCGATGACAGCGTGGTGCCCGGGCTCTACGCGGTGGGCAACACCTCTGCGCCGGTGATGGGCCGCAGCTATGCCGGCGCTGGCGCGACCATCGGCCCAGCGATGACCTTCGGCTATGTCGCGGCGAAACACGTTGCGGCACAAGCAGCCAATCGAGCCGTTAATACTCATAGGAGGTAG
- a CDS encoding LLM class flavin-dependent oxidoreductase — translation MKISLFYEFALPRPWAPDDEHIMMQDCLDEVEAADKAGFSTVWLTEHHFLEEYCHSTAPEIFLAAASQRTKNIRLGFGIMHLPPVVNHPARVAERIATLDLLSNGRVEFGTGESSSVGELGGFNIDPADKRAQWEEALEVSIRCMIEEPFTGFHGEHVQMPARNVVPKPLQKPHPPVWVACTRPASVQMAAQKAIGALSFAYTGPGPLTERVNGYYKEFEENGVPVTPRINPNILAIGGDLSMMVAKTDEQALQRLGQGGGFFSFGIMHYYMTGVHTPGRTGVWQRYLEEVDKDPTLAYGPGRGAIGSPATVREFLRGYEESGVDEIILLLNPRSHEGTMESIELMGKEVLPEFIERDAKAVAEKAKRLEPVIEKVEARRPKSTAPQFDEDYSFGGLPTGRGGKFTASEIPEAMAEINEGRVQAAQRAKDQQKK, via the coding sequence ATGAAAATCTCGCTGTTCTACGAATTCGCCCTGCCGCGGCCGTGGGCGCCCGACGACGAGCACATCATGATGCAGGACTGCCTCGACGAGGTCGAGGCCGCCGACAAGGCGGGCTTCTCCACCGTGTGGCTCACCGAACACCACTTCCTCGAGGAGTACTGCCACTCGACGGCACCGGAGATCTTCTTGGCCGCGGCCAGCCAGCGCACCAAGAACATTCGCCTCGGCTTCGGCATCATGCACCTGCCGCCCGTGGTCAACCACCCCGCCCGGGTCGCCGAACGCATCGCCACCCTCGACCTGCTCTCCAACGGCCGCGTCGAGTTCGGCACCGGGGAATCGTCGTCGGTCGGCGAACTCGGCGGATTCAACATCGACCCCGCCGACAAGCGCGCTCAGTGGGAGGAGGCCCTCGAGGTCTCGATCCGGTGCATGATCGAGGAGCCGTTCACCGGCTTCCACGGCGAGCACGTCCAGATGCCGGCGCGCAACGTCGTGCCCAAGCCGCTGCAAAAGCCGCATCCGCCGGTCTGGGTCGCCTGCACACGCCCCGCCAGCGTGCAGATGGCGGCCCAAAAGGCCATCGGCGCCTTGAGTTTCGCCTACACCGGGCCCGGCCCGCTGACCGAGCGGGTCAACGGCTACTACAAGGAGTTCGAAGAGAACGGCGTCCCGGTCACCCCGCGGATCAACCCGAACATCCTCGCCATCGGCGGTGACCTGTCGATGATGGTGGCCAAGACCGACGAGCAGGCGCTGCAGCGGCTCGGGCAGGGCGGCGGGTTCTTCTCGTTCGGCATCATGCACTACTACATGACCGGGGTGCACACACCCGGGCGGACCGGAGTGTGGCAGCGGTATCTCGAAGAGGTCGACAAGGATCCGACGCTGGCGTACGGGCCGGGCCGCGGCGCGATCGGGTCCCCCGCCACGGTGCGCGAATTCCTGCGCGGCTACGAAGAAAGCGGCGTCGACGAAATCATCCTGCTGCTGAACCCGCGCAGCCACGAGGGCACCATGGAATCCATCGAGTTGATGGGCAAGGAGGTGCTCCCGGAATTCATCGAGCGCGACGCGAAGGCCGTGGCGGAAAAGGCGAAGCGGCTCGAGCCCGTCATCGAAAAGGTGGAGGCGCGTCGGCCGAAATCGACCGCACCGCAGTTTGATGAGGATTACTCGTTTGGTGGACTGCCCACCGGCCGCGGCGGTAAGTTCACCGCCAGCGAGATCCCCGAAGCCATGGCGGAGATCAACGAAGGCCGGGTGCAGGCGGCGCAGCGGGCGAAGGACCAGCAGAAGAAGTAG
- a CDS encoding coniferyl-alcohol dehydrogenase yields MAAIDELWRYDGRRAVVTGCASGIGEYVVRQLTDLGADVVGLDKRRPDFGIRGFHEIDLADPASIDRAVASIDGPVDALFNIAGVSSGVGNPPLIVTINFLGLRHLTEALIPKMTAGSSIVSVSSLAAAAYREHLREVAPLLDTATMQEGIDWCDRHREALGNGYQLSKEAIILYTMRSATPLGGRGIRINCTGPGVTETPILDQLRTAYGQGFLDDIPKPLGRVSEPAEQAAVLLFLNSRAASYISGQVVWVDGGNVGAAIARELEEGRASWPV; encoded by the coding sequence TTGGCAGCAATCGACGAGCTGTGGCGCTACGACGGCCGCCGGGCGGTGGTGACCGGATGCGCCTCGGGCATCGGGGAATACGTGGTGCGTCAGCTCACCGATCTGGGGGCCGACGTCGTCGGGCTGGATAAGCGCCGGCCCGACTTCGGGATCCGCGGTTTCCACGAGATCGACCTGGCCGATCCCGCGTCGATCGATCGCGCGGTGGCATCCATCGACGGGCCGGTCGACGCGCTGTTCAACATCGCCGGGGTCTCCTCGGGTGTGGGCAACCCGCCGTTGATCGTCACGATCAACTTCTTGGGGTTACGCCATCTCACCGAGGCGCTCATCCCGAAGATGACCGCGGGATCGTCCATCGTCAGCGTGTCCTCGCTCGCGGCGGCCGCCTATCGTGAGCACCTGCGCGAGGTGGCGCCGTTGCTCGACACGGCGACCATGCAGGAGGGGATCGACTGGTGCGATCGACATCGCGAAGCGCTGGGCAACGGCTACCAACTGTCCAAGGAAGCCATCATCCTGTACACCATGCGCAGCGCCACGCCGCTGGGCGGCAGGGGGATCCGTATCAACTGCACCGGGCCGGGGGTCACCGAGACACCGATCCTGGACCAGCTTCGTACGGCATACGGGCAGGGCTTCCTCGACGACATCCCCAAGCCGCTGGGACGCGTGTCCGAACCGGCGGAGCAGGCGGCGGTGCTGCTCTTCCTCAATAGCCGTGCGGCCAGTTATATTTCGGGTCAGGTTGTGTGGGTAGACGGCGGAAACGTGGGCGCCGCGATAGCTCGTGAACTCGAGGAAGGGCGTGCTTCGTGGCCAGTGTGA
- a CDS encoding cyclase family protein codes for MASVTDFRRAARDVSNWGRWGDDDELGTLNFITEEKIAQAASLVRRGRVFPLGVDFGASGPQGAFEYRHNPVHIMTIDGGDAKTLARYGPGWASNPIAQQLSSYLGDDNPFRFNDDLIIMPLQAASQWDALSHVYYDEQLYNGFRADSVTSMGAVHCGIDKVDGKGITSRGVLLDMVRHRNAEVFLEQGNPITPEELDDAARAQGVRIERGDIVLIRTGWWTRFAQTGDKTEPFSGLDWSCASWLHDYEVAAVAADNLQVEDLVSGVEGVFLPLHLLCLRDMGMMFGEYWDLTALAEDCAADGVYEFQLIAPPLRVVGAVGSPVNPIAIK; via the coding sequence GTGGCCAGTGTGACCGACTTTCGCCGGGCTGCGCGCGATGTCAGCAACTGGGGCCGCTGGGGTGACGATGACGAGCTCGGCACGCTGAACTTCATCACCGAGGAAAAGATCGCCCAGGCCGCAAGCCTGGTCCGGCGCGGCAGGGTCTTTCCACTCGGCGTGGACTTCGGTGCGTCAGGACCGCAGGGCGCCTTCGAATATCGGCACAACCCGGTCCATATCATGACCATCGATGGCGGAGACGCGAAGACGCTGGCCCGGTACGGACCGGGGTGGGCGAGCAACCCAATAGCCCAACAGCTCAGCAGTTACCTGGGTGATGACAATCCGTTCCGCTTCAACGACGACCTGATCATCATGCCGCTACAGGCGGCAAGTCAGTGGGACGCGCTGTCGCACGTCTACTACGACGAGCAGCTCTACAACGGCTTCCGAGCGGATTCGGTGACCAGCATGGGCGCCGTGCATTGCGGAATCGACAAGGTCGACGGCAAGGGTATTACTTCGCGAGGCGTGCTGCTGGATATGGTCCGCCACCGGAATGCGGAAGTCTTTCTCGAGCAGGGGAATCCGATCACACCCGAAGAATTAGACGATGCCGCTCGCGCGCAGGGCGTGCGGATCGAACGCGGTGACATCGTGCTGATCCGGACCGGCTGGTGGACGAGGTTCGCGCAGACCGGGGACAAGACCGAACCCTTCTCCGGACTGGACTGGAGTTGCGCCTCGTGGCTGCACGACTACGAGGTCGCCGCGGTCGCGGCCGACAACCTCCAGGTCGAGGACCTGGTCTCGGGAGTAGAGGGCGTGTTCCTGCCCCTGCATCTGCTCTGCCTGCGCGACATGGGAATGATGTTCGGCGAGTACTGGGATCTCACCGCGCTGGCCGAGGACTGCGCAGCCGATGGCGTCTACGAATTCCAGCTCATCGCCCCGCCGCTGAGAGTCGTTGGGGCAGTCGGATCGCCGGTCAACCCGATCGCGATCAAATGA